AATCTGACATAAATATGTGCCATGGAGGTGTAGGACAGGTGCCACGCCCGTTACCAAGCAACCCGCCCGGATCTCGCAGGAACGCtccatgtctcacacacacagaaacacacacacacacacacacacacacacacacagaggtacagATCTCACAGAAAAACTGACCGATCGCGTGACTCCCCAAAAACGTATATCGTCATGGCAACCGCACCATCTCACCTAAGGATCCGAGGAGCTTTTTAAACTGGAAATGCACTTACGagaagaacccagaggaactAACTACCTGGAGGTACTGTGTTATATAACAAGGAACTCCTTTCAAAAATGAAATGCACATTTTTGTCGTTGGGGGgggaataataaaaatgaaaaaaaaaaacttaaggaAAGTTTTATTCaagaaaagatttttaaagAGGCGCTTAAGCCTTGTATTGTAAATAGCGAAACAAAACGGAAAGgaatttttgtatgtttttattacttactttaattgttctttgaagaaggaaaaaaaaaatagaagaagaaaaaaaaagaagcctgccatttttaaagaaaaaaaaatatgcacatGCTTTTTAGGGCGTTAAGCTGGAGCCTTGCTTTTAGTGTTTGTATTGCTGCTGGTCAGGATAAAGGACGGAGGAAGAGCTCAGcgcacacctgtgtgtgtgtgtgtgtgtgtgtctgtgaaagagtgtgtgtgtgtgtgtgtgtagcctacCACAGTAGCGTCCGTCCCCGAAGGCAGAACGTCACCACTCTCCCGCTCCCTGCACTCTGGACTACTACCGTAGGCTCATgaccattcttttttttttttatatatatatatatatatatattttatataatttttttttttttttttttacatttgatggTGAAACAGCATGCATTCTCTGCATTCAATCCCTTTTTTTGTATCTTAAAAATTTGTGTAATGTATGTTAAAACAGTGAGTACTGTGCCAAACGTACCCACAGAGCCACAAATCAGAATCACGCCATTAGTAACGCGAGCACTGACGGCCAAAAACGCTTTCACATCGACGCTAAGCTCGGTTTATCACGCGGAGCGTCAGTATTGTTAGTTAGCATCAAATATAATGTTTAATCACAGGGTGTGTACacggggggggtgtgtgtgtgtgtgtgtgtcctcaggtTAGAAGTActtcaaccacacacacacactgtttaaatgACGTTCTACCCTAATTAGTGAGCATATAAAGTGAACGACACCATTTTTGGATTAACCCACGGCTCCTTATCGAGCTAAATATACGAGCTACAAAATTATTTTCGGTTTAAACGGCGTATAAATACGATGAAACTTTaactataattatattattgaaAATCGTTTAACATGTTTTGTAACAAAAGAGCTCCATCTTAAACGACAAAGCAACAACTCTCCATCTTTATCATATATCTCATCAATTATGCCAGGATCTATGAATATGCatgatatgcaaattagaaacaCCCCCACACATCCTCCTGCCTTTCCTTAATAGCTAGCTGGCTAGatgattaaagaaaatatatctAAAGCGCATCGTCCTCATCCTTTAACATGATTGGTGCAAAGCTGTGGCTCTGTTAGTGACATCACAAACATAGCCCCGCCCCATAGAGTAGTTTTGTACAGAGAGACGTTTAActgcacctacagtatataaggaGAAAATGTTactcaagacttttttttacagatcTGCGTTTACGCTCTTAGGTATCACGGACCCAAAGAATCATAATCAATCAGCTCGCTCGAACGATTCATCTGACGTGATTCGTTGTCCTGTCTGCTAGCTTACTAACGCTACACTGTTGGATCTCCAAATCTCAGACTTCTGCCATGTTACTCGGCGTCTCTGTCGGCGCTCTCGTCCTGTCAGCAGTAGGCCAAACGTTGACATTCGGGTTGTTTAGCTCATCCCAGGTTCATGTTATTAGCTCTCAGGCTCACAGGATGGACCACATCTGCAGGTGATTCCATGTTTACAGACCCGAGGCTGGCCCTAAAGACCATCAAtcatgtacaagtgtgtgtgtgtgtgtgtgtgtgtgtgcgcttgagTGAGCACTACCACTGCCTGTCCAGGAACAGGGACACAtcctcactcgctcgctctgtctctcagtgACTCTCGACCAActagcgcgcacacacacacacacacgcgcgcgcgcgcgcacacacacagtaaatacccccctcccccaccaccaccccctgAAACCCAGTGGAGGATGTCTAGATGCTGTGAAATcatgtttttaagaaaaaaaaatgtacttgtTTGAAttcaatgtaatgtaatatattcTTTGTTGAATGTAGTAATTAggtatttatgaatatattgctgtaatttctgacaaaaaataaaacgctTCAGAATTGAACTTTGTCTCAATGCCTGTGTTTTATAATCTCGTTTATTTTCCCACAGCATATCTAAACCTGGGTGTTTACacatcctctctctcacacacacacacacacacacacacacacacacacagaagaattAGAATTTATAAAAGAGAAACGATAAAGTTCATTGTTGAAGTTCATAAAATGTCCAGCAGGGCCTTAATCTACATTACACAAGCACAAGTGTTAGATAAGTGACGTTAGCTAAGTGTCGGATCCTCAGGCCGATCGTCCGGCACTTGTGGTCTGTCGTTACTTCGGTTTCCCAtcagcagttttattttttacctgtgATTTCCTCTTTAAagcataaacacaataaaagctgctcacacacacacgcacacgtacatCTCACGTCTCTTACAGCTTGGTGATCTATAACACGGTCATGTGACCTCACAGGATCTGTAACAAATCAGTCCCAGTCGATCTGCTGAAGAGTGCGAAGTCGTCCACGCGGAGGAACtgctgtaataaataataaacgcTGCTGATTTAAGTCCCAGCTGGAAAAGTGACCTCATTGCAGCAGCACGCTGTGTGAACGTCCTGATTAATAATCCTGTGATTTCCCCGAGCCGGAGCCGGGCTGCAGGTTGGAGCGCAGCTTGTACATGAAGTTTAGAGAATCCAGCAGGAACGTGCGTGTGGTGTTGATCTCCATCAGAGTCAGGTTATCcagctacagagagagagtgagagagtgagagagagggaattaTTGTACGACATGCGATGTTGTCCTGGTCAGCTAAATCAGGTGTAAACTAAGATTTAAAGATCCGacaatttttttctcctttaattctacaaataatctgaaaaatgtgtagaatgtgagaaaaaaaattattgtttaaGCCTTGGCTTCATCACAAGTTTATTAATTGGCTGAGAAACCCTGAGAAAAGCTCCTGCCGATAacgcagtgtgtgagagagagaggggttgtgtgtgagagagagaagagagagagaatgagcacaagtgtgagtgtgtgagagagagagaatgtgtgtgtgtgtgtgagagagagagagagtgtgtgtgtgtgagagagagagaatgtgtgtgtgtgtgtgtgtgagagagagagagagtgtgtgtgagagagagagtgtgtgtgtgtgtgtgtgtgtgtgtgtgtgtgtgagagagagagagagagagagagtgtgtgtgtgtgtgagagagagagagagagagagagagagagagtgtgtgtgtgtgtgtgtgtgtgagagagagagagagtgtgtgtgtgagagagagagtgtgtgtgagagagagagagagagtgtgtgtgtgagagagagagtgtgtgtgtgtgtgtgtgtgtgtgtgagagagagagagtgtgtgtgtgtgtgtgtgtgagtgagagagagtgtgtgtgtgtgtgtgtgtgtgtgtgtgtgtgtgtgtgtgtgtgtgtgtgtgtgtgtgagagagagagagagagagagagtgtgtgtgtgtgtgtgtgtgagtgagagagagtgtgtgtgtgtgtgtgtgtgtgtgtgtgtgtgtgtgtgtgtgtgtgtgtgagagagagagagagagagagagtgtgtgtgtgagagagagagtgtgtgtgtgtgtgtgtgtgtgagtgagagagagagtgtgtgtgtgtgtgtgtgtgtgtgtgtgagagagagagagagagagagagagagagagtgtgtgtgtgagagagagagagagagtgtgtgtgtgtgtgtgtgtgtgagagagagagagagagagagagagagtgtgtgtgagagagagagagagagagagagagagagagtgtgtgtgagagagagagagagtgtgtgtgtgtgtgagagagagagagagagagagagagagagagtgtgtgtgtgtgtgagagagagagagtgtgtgtgtgtgtgagagagagagagagagagagagtgtgtgtgagagtgagagagagagagagagtgtgtgtgtgagagtatgagcacaagtgtgtgtgtgtgagagagagagagagtgtgtgtgtgtgtgtgagagagagagagagagtatgagcacaagtgtgtgtgtgtgtgagagagagagtgtgtgtgtgagagagagtatgagcacaagtgtgtgtgtgtgagagagagagagagtgtgtgtgtgagagagagagtgtttgtgtgtgtgagagagagtgtgtgtgtgagagagagagtgtgtgtgtgtgagagagagagtgtgtgtgtgtgtgtgagagagagagagagtgtgtgtgtgtgtgtgtgagagagagagagcgagagagagagagagagtgtgtgtgtgtgtgtgagagagagagagtgtgtttgtgtgagagagagagtgtgtgtgtgagagtatgagcacaagtgtgtgtgtgtgagagtatgagcacaagtgtgtgtgtgtgagagagagagagagagtgtgtgtgtgtgtgtgagagagagagagcgagagagagagagagagagagtgtgtgtgtgtgtgtgagagagagagtgtgtgtgtgtgtgagagagagagtgtgtgtgtgagagtatgagcacaagtgtgtgtgtgtgagagtatgagcacaagtgtgtgtgtgtgagagagagagagagtgtgtgtgtgtgtgagagagagagagagagagagagagagtgtgtgtgagagagagagagagtgtgtgtgtgagagagagagagagtgtgtgtgtgtgtgtgtgtgtgtgagagagagagtgtttgtgtgtgtgtgtgagagagagagagtgtgtgtgtgtgtgtgtgtgagtgagagagagtgtgtgtgtgtgtgtgtgtgtgtgtgtgtgtgtgtgagagagagagagagagagagagagagagtgtgtgtgtgagagagagagtgtgtgtgtgtgtgtgtgtgtgagtgagagagagagtgtgtgtgtgtgtgtgtgtgtgtgtgtgtgtgagagagagagagagtgtgtgtgtgagagagagagagagagtgtgtgtgtgtgtgtgtgtgtgagagagagagagagagagagagagtgtgtgtgtgagagagagagagagagagagagagagtgtgtgtgagagagagagagagtgtgtgtgtgtgtgagagagagagagagagagagagagagagagagagagagtgtgtgtgtgtgtgagagagagagagtgtgtgtgtgtgtgagagagagagagagagagagtgtgtgtgtgagagtatgagcacaagtgtgtgtgtgtgagagagagagagagtgtgtgtgtgtgtgagagagagagagagtatgagcacaagtgtgtgtgtgtgtgagagagagagtgtgtgtgtgagagagagtatgagcacaagtgtgtgtgtgtgagagagagagagagtgtgtgtgtgagagagagagtgtttgtgtgtgtgagagagagagtgtgtgtgtgagagagagagtgtgtgtgtgtgagagagagagtgtgtgtgtgtgtgtgagagagagagagagtgtgtgtgtgtgtgagagagagagagcgagagagagagagagagtgtgtgtgtgtgtgtgtgtgtgagagagagagagagtgtgtttgtgtgagagagagagtgtgtgtgtgagagtatgagcacaagtgtgtgtgtgtgagagtatgagcacaagtgtgtgtgtgtgagagagagagagagtgtgtgtgtgtgtgtgagagagagagagcgagagagagagagagagagagagtgtgtgtgtgtgtgtgagagagagagtgtgtgtgtgtgtgagagagagagtgtgtgtgtgagagtatgagcacaagtgtgtgtgtgtgagagtatgagcacaagtgtgtgtgtgagagagagagagagtgtgtgtgtgtgtgagagagagagagagagagagagagtgtgtgtgtgtgagagagagagagagagagtgtgtgtgtgtgtgtgtgtgtgtgtgtgtgtgtgtgtgtgagagagtgagagagagagagagtgtgtgtgtgtgagagagagtatgagcgagtgtgtgtgtgagagagagtatgagcgagtgtgtgtgtgtgagagagagtgcgagcgagtgagtgagtgagtgaatgagtgagtgagtgagagtgtgtgtgtgtgtgtgtgtgtgtgtgtgtgtgtgtgtgtgtgtgtgtgtgtgtaaaggagtAGGGGACATTTGCTCTGTACCCTGGCGTGAGCCTCTTGCTGGCTGATGAAGCTGTCAGCAGACAGACGCAGTTTTGCAATGCGAGTGTCCCAGATGTCTTTGACCAGGGTCCGGATCTCGTCTGCTCTTGGGATGTTGTCTGCAGCGCTGcggggaaaagaaaagaaaagaaaagtctttGTACATTCGAGTGAGGATGATTTCTATCAGATATCATCATGTCAACAGTACAACATGTTACTAAACCACACCAGGAGTCACATCCTACTCATGCTAACAAGCTAAACCTTCAACTGATCGaattatttctgtatatttattgtcAAGGCCTAAGAGCACCATCaagcatttttaatgaaaaccaGTTATTTATTcaagaacataaaaaataaaataaagaaagtgaaCCGACACAAACCCAAAAACCCATCAACGGAATAATTAGTGTTCGGttcttattaatatattattacattaaatatattcattgGCATAAAACTGAGTCCGAATAACTTCCACTTCTGCCTTTCAGCCTCTCCTCTGAGCGCTCATTTCATCCTCCTGGCCACGcgaccttttatggagttttgtgggtgtcgctatatgcaaatgagctgtgaTCAACATACACACGAGTGCAAAGAAAATCAGCTTTTTGTGCACAAGGTCAAAAATATGGGTTTGGTTTGACTTGAAAAACTTCCTCTAGGTTctgaattgaattattattgtttttaattggaTGAATATGTAAATTTCTCACTGGTTCAGCAGTAACTTGGTCAGTTCCATGTAATAAGGGCTGGGGATCGGGGTGAAGGcgtcctctcttctctcctgctCTCGGATCTCCTCCAGTTTATCTACAAGTCAGCGGGTGGGACGTGAAGTCAGAGCGTTCGATCAGATGCAGCGCGTGATGAGTCGCCGTACAAATTTTTATCCGTTCTAGtagtttaaaggtggggtctctgttgtttgaacgcccctaacccaaatgggtcccacccctgtatcgatagctccgcccacacatacatatgtaacccaggcaactaacggaaagaaacgtgtctttatcacggctgaagggaagaacaatacgattgtagataaacaaacaagcaaaaatgacacacaagcataatcatgtaaaggacaaagacatatattagttctgtgtaacaaaacaaaaccaacgttactcacctatcgagaaggaaaaaagtgcctctgcgtcttaagtaaagttggtcacatattcacagattggagtttcccgagtcaataactcctgagctaaacactgttactacacaaaacacggttgtagctgcgtctctacattactacgatagaaaagaggtgttatttgtgtagtaacagtgtttagctcaggagttattgactcaggaaactccaatctgtgaatatgtgaccaacttcctgctccttcagttctctccagcgctggaaagctgatcctatattaacacatcctacttcttgtcttatcgtaagtctttcttctctttctttctctgtttttatcctccatgtcaatgttaaaaccgctttctgctaatgtcacacatgcgcactgaacactctctccgcccatattgacaagacacgcccctttctgctcattggctataggtttgttttgtatttgttttgtttgtcgtcccgactcagttttctgaagcatttctcaaacaacggagaccccacctttaaggtttGTGGAGACGTGACCATCACACCACTACGTGCTTATTAAACATCCCATGTGTCCAATCTCAGGATCTAAGCGCTTTCATCTTACCTGCGTCCATCCACTCCGGAGGAACGATTCTgcatttctgtctctgtttcagaTTGAGCGCCAACCACACCGGCACCTCCACCGGCAGTCCCGGGTTAAACGGTCCCAGGTCTCCCTGCAAAACCCATATGATCATTAATGGTCTACAATAAACATCTTACAGTTGTACTGGAACCAAAACAAGTGCATATAAAACAGAAACGCTCTTTTTCATCAGCCGTATAAAGCGACGTAACGGACACGGTGTGAAATTGTCAGAATTCGCCTAATAAATGCATTTCGatgaacaaacaccaccacaaACGCCGGTCCGTCATCCggtcagctttttttttgcGGTACGATAAAATCGCACCGAATACCGTGGTACAAAAAGTATCGTGATTATTTTTATCACATCGCCCGACACTTAAGAACAGACTTATGTTGAATTTGTCTCACATTTTTATCCCATTATACAACATGTGAGACTGTTAGCACCCTGGTGCAGTCAGTTAGGTAGATAAATACCtggttgtttggtttgtttgtttagggGGATTTTCCCAAACACATACCTGGCAACCATGTACATACTGCTGTACTacagtgtttatgtaaatgtttaattaaacatattatatcattaaataaatattatatgaacacattatattattaaacacaGTGGTTTACTTCTCATGTGTTATAAAACTGATATATTTGtagtaaatagtgtataaacaGGAATATTTCACTTACTCACCCCGATTAAATAGATCTTATCAAGGCTAAAGTTTGGGATAATCTTCACTCTTTCCTTCTCAGAGAGAAATTCCACTTCTGAAGGATccatatctttatttttttaccacaaaaacaaacaaatgttttgttcaACCTGACAAACAAAAACCAACCGTTGTTTTTCCCGCCAGTTAGTCGGACATGTTGGATGACGCAGGAGGTCACGTGATTTACAGACCGTTCGTGAACGCCTTTGCCACCAGAGGGcgacagagtgtgtgttagatttcatggttttgtttatttcactgtaaatgtcTTCATACACACCGCTATTAATAATGGTTTAATTTACTTTCTGTAAAAATGGTGCCAGAAGTGGAATTGTTTACAAATTAAATTTCCTGCAGCTGTGTTGTATTTACTCATCATATATTCAGCAAATTATTTAATTTGGTGAGTCCAGAGCCAGTcatgtaacatcacacacaaggTGAGAgaatacaatcacacacagtcacagacagtcacacacacacacagacagagacacacacagacagagacctacacagagtcacagtcacacacagtcacagacacacacagacagtcacacacacagagagagacacacagacagtcacacacacacacacacacacacacacacacacacacacacacacacacagtcacacacacacacacagacagagacacacagacagagacacacacagacagagacacacacagacagagacctacacagagtcacagacacacacacagagagacacacagacagtcacacacacacacacacacacacacacacacacacacacacagtctcacacacagtctcacacacagtctcacacacacacacacagacagagacacacacagacagagacctacacagagtcacagacacacacacagagagagacacacagacagtcacagacagtcacacacacacacagtctcacacacacacacagacagacacacacagacagagacacacacagacagagacctacacagagtcacagacacacacacacagagacacacagacagtcacacacacacacagtctcacacacacacagacagagacctacacagtcacagacacacacagacagtcacacacacacaaagacagagacacacacagacagagacctacacagagtcacagacacacacagacagtcacacacacagtcacagacacacacagacagtcacacacacacaaagacagagacacacacagagagacagacacagtcagacacacacacacacaaggtgagaGAATACAAtctggacacagacacacacacaaaaagatcTTAGTGCACCTATTCCATCTACTGTTATGTTTAAGGAATAACGATcatctcacttacacacacacacacacagcatagaCGGTtgcttaaaaacattttattctcgCATTTTGTTTTACAAAAGGTAAACTTAATCACGGAGATCTTAAACcggattataataataaacaaacatcatgTTCCTATCTGTCATTAATTCATGAATATTACTGCACTATTATTaactttttaaacacacaaatatcgACTGCGCTTTAAAAAACTAAACCTGAATATGGCAGAGCTTAAAAAGTGGTTTTATAGATTAAGACTTATTAATTGTTTTGATAAATGTCACATAATAAACtggttaaatatattaaatcacGTTCAATGtcatgaagtgaagtgaaagcgTGACATTAATGACTGAAGGATTTCGTTATTCACCGTCTCTTTGAGGCTACGTTTAAAAAGAGCTGGTTTGCAAACGACTGTATAAATTTACCGCTGTATTTTGTAAggatatttaattttaaaataaaagcaaaggaACCGATCAAATTCTTCAAATCTCTAGGTTTTAATATTGATTAAGGGGAAATCCAAGCCAGAGAAAACCTCAGCATTTCCCGGTGTGTAAAGTTCTGTTCTGATTCGGATTAAAAACGGAGTGAAATTTTTAGCgaataaagaaaaagtgtgaCGAAACGAAAGCGTGTAATTGGAGCAGTGAACAAATTTTTAACCAATCGATCAAAAATGAAAAGTTGTAGATGTGTAAAATCTTTCCTGCTGCTCTGAATCCCTCACAGCACACGACGCTCTAACGTCCCGctttagaaatgtgttttaagaagaaaaaaaaaaaaaatctgcacatCTCTGCGCTTTTTCCCTCCACGTGTGAATCATTATACGGTAACGAGAACGCGACCCATGCTGGCGCTGACGGCTCGACGGGGTGAAACGGCCCCTGGCTGGACGCCACCTTCAGCATAGATGTAGCACGGATTTGTTGATCTCGGGGTTCGTCCAGTCGTTCCTGAG
Above is a window of Tachysurus vachellii isolate PV-2020 chromosome 9, HZAU_Pvac_v1, whole genome shotgun sequence DNA encoding:
- the gins2 gene encoding DNA replication complex GINS protein PSF2; this translates as MDPSEVEFLSEKERVKIIPNFSLDKIYLIGGDLGPFNPGLPVEVPVWLALNLKQRQKCRIVPPEWMDADKLEEIREQERREDAFTPIPSPYYMELTKLLLNHAADNIPRADEIRTLVKDIWDTRIAKLRLSADSFISQQEAHARLDNLTLMEINTTRTFLLDSLNFMYKLRSNLQPGSGSGKSQDY